In Candidatus Defluviibacterium haderslevense, the following are encoded in one genomic region:
- a CDS encoding tetratricopeptide repeat protein: MKNQFLVFVFIYFIAALTAHQAYPQTNTPKGATPINANEKPLEIKNTYAVVVGISDYQDPGIPDLRFADKDAEAFANYLRSSAGGKLDGDHMKVLINQQATMAQFANTLDWLWEVCKEGDEAIIYFSGHGDVEKKSLTQPGFLLCWDAPARVYMAGGAFALPMLQEVISTLSIQNKAKVIVITDACRSGTLAGSSVGGAQATAANLSKQFGNEIKIMSCQPNEYSIEGEQWGGGRGAFSYHLLDALYGMADNNKDQFVTLQEVGRYLEDHVSNEVAPVSQVPMTVGNRNERLTNVDEHVLSSIKSGKVNQTMMLSAIESRGIEEDVLAKVDTNTKRIYALFKSTLKEKVFLEPANACAEAYYQQLILEPKLERLHSTMKRNYATALQDDAQQVLNTLLKTGLTKEVLRKSRSRSIYRNYPIYLQRAAALLGEQHYMFKTLMARKFFFEGKIQPTPELRQSFYHQALSWQPDLPHVLCDMITVFNANQEDSAVYYAAKASALIPTWVLPYILLSEFYEFRMGNPEKVEKVLDDAIKVDSNSVYLWYVIAGFYANHGRYAESEKWFLKTIDATANDVCFPCAHNELGVLYTDMNRLKDAEEQFKKALQLDSNFGHAYSGMGLVYMRTQRPEEAEKYYMKALELDPEDGPTHYNLGDLYLITGRFDLSEKHLKKALLNNRQNPFIYEVLGRLYTETKKYSESEQMFRNAIELDANYGKAYSGLGIVFLSTNKLDEAEKAFKKGIVADPKDIDLRYNLACVHNLKGETDQAFDALEQAFQAGFNDYDWIQQDEDLSNLRKQTQRWNAMMKKYFPEKVK; this comes from the coding sequence ATGAAAAACCAGTTTTTAGTCTTCGTATTTATTTATTTTATTGCTGCCCTTACAGCGCATCAGGCTTACCCACAAACTAATACTCCAAAAGGGGCAACACCGATAAACGCAAACGAAAAGCCGTTAGAAATAAAAAATACCTATGCGGTCGTTGTCGGCATCTCTGATTATCAGGATCCTGGAATCCCTGATCTTCGATTCGCAGATAAAGATGCTGAGGCATTTGCAAATTACCTTAGATCAAGTGCTGGTGGTAAACTGGATGGAGATCACATGAAAGTTTTAATTAACCAGCAAGCTACAATGGCGCAATTTGCAAATACATTGGATTGGTTGTGGGAGGTATGTAAGGAAGGAGATGAAGCTATTATTTATTTTTCAGGGCATGGAGATGTAGAGAAAAAGAGTTTGACGCAGCCTGGATTTTTGTTGTGTTGGGATGCACCCGCGAGGGTTTATATGGCTGGTGGAGCCTTTGCATTGCCTATGTTGCAGGAAGTCATTTCTACGCTTTCAATTCAGAATAAAGCTAAAGTTATTGTGATTACAGATGCTTGCCGATCCGGTACACTTGCTGGAAGTTCTGTAGGAGGAGCACAGGCAACTGCTGCGAACCTTTCCAAACAATTTGGCAATGAAATTAAGATCATGTCTTGTCAACCCAATGAATACAGTATTGAAGGTGAGCAATGGGGCGGAGGACGAGGTGCATTTTCATATCATCTTCTTGATGCGCTTTATGGAATGGCAGATAACAATAAGGATCAGTTTGTCACATTGCAGGAAGTAGGAAGATATCTAGAAGATCATGTTTCCAATGAAGTGGCACCTGTGAGTCAGGTTCCGATGACTGTTGGTAATCGCAATGAAAGATTAACTAACGTGGATGAGCATGTATTATCATCCATTAAATCGGGAAAAGTAAATCAGACCATGATGTTATCAGCCATTGAGTCTCGAGGTATTGAAGAAGATGTTTTGGCTAAAGTGGATACGAACACAAAAAGAATTTATGCACTTTTTAAAAGTACATTGAAGGAGAAAGTATTTTTGGAACCTGCAAACGCTTGTGCAGAAGCATACTACCAACAATTAATTTTAGAACCAAAACTAGAGCGATTGCATTCTACTATGAAGCGCAATTACGCAACAGCTTTACAAGACGATGCACAACAGGTTTTGAACACCTTGCTCAAAACGGGATTAACTAAAGAAGTACTTCGCAAATCTAGGTCACGCTCCATCTATCGTAATTATCCTATTTATTTGCAACGTGCTGCAGCGTTGTTAGGCGAACAACATTATATGTTTAAGACCTTAATGGCACGTAAATTTTTCTTTGAAGGAAAAATCCAACCCACTCCGGAATTACGCCAATCCTTCTACCATCAAGCTTTGAGTTGGCAACCTGACTTACCGCATGTGTTGTGTGATATGATCACCGTTTTCAATGCAAATCAGGAAGATTCTGCCGTTTATTATGCTGCAAAAGCATCTGCATTGATACCTACATGGGTGTTGCCATACATCCTGTTATCTGAATTTTATGAATTTAGAATGGGGAATCCAGAGAAGGTGGAAAAAGTTTTAGATGATGCCATTAAAGTAGATTCCAACTCAGTCTATTTATGGTATGTTATCGCTGGGTTTTATGCCAATCATGGAAGATATGCCGAATCTGAGAAATGGTTTTTAAAAACCATTGATGCAACAGCAAATGATGTTTGTTTTCCATGTGCACATAATGAGTTGGGGGTATTGTATACCGATATGAATCGTTTAAAAGATGCGGAAGAGCAGTTTAAAAAGGCCTTGCAACTCGATTCGAATTTTGGGCATGCGTATAGTGGGATGGGCTTGGTTTATATGAGAACACAAAGACCTGAAGAAGCTGAAAAATACTATATGAAAGCACTTGAATTAGATCCGGAAGATGGACCTACACATTATAATCTTGGTGATTTATATCTCATCACCGGACGATTTGATCTAAGTGAAAAACATTTGAAAAAAGCACTTCTCAACAACAGGCAAAATCCATTTATATATGAGGTATTGGGAAGGTTATATACTGAGACTAAAAAGTATTCTGAATCCGAACAAATGTTTCGTAACGCTATTGAACTGGATGCGAATTATGGTAAAGCATATTCCGGACTTGGAATTGTGTTTCTCAGTACCAACAAATTAGATGAAGCAGAAAAAGCTTTCAAAAAAGGTATTGTTGCGGATCCAAAAGATATAGATCTGCGATACAATCTTGCCTGTGTACACAACCTAAAAGGTGAAACGGATCAGGCTTTCGATGCTTTGGAACAAGCATTTCAGGCAGGCTTTAACGATTACGATTGGATACAGCAAGATGAAGACCTGAGTAATTTGAGAAAACAGACACAAAGATGGAATGCAATGATGAAAAAATATTTTCCAGAAAAAGTCAAATAG
- a CDS encoding tetratricopeptide repeat protein: MKKIILFILLLPIGFDSFAQIKGATPITNLSGQSSGDRITYAVVIGISDYQDKDIPDLRFADKDAEAFANFLRSPAGGALDADHLKVLLNEKATVAQFAIALDWLMEVVKENDQVIIYFSGHGDVEKKTITQPGYLLCWDAPSRVYLAGGALALPMFQDIITTLSAQNKAKVVVITDACRSGKLAGSSVGGSQITGANLAKQYSNEIKILSCQPNEYSIEGEQWGGGRGAFSYHLLDALYGMADHNNDLIVNLQEAGRYIEDHVSEEVAPVSQVPVILGNRVDVLSKVDSKILASLKSGKSSQVTFLSSVDSRGMEEDVLSNVDSSVQLSYQLFKKALEDKIFFSNSIGDKNSSTIVFGADSLFNQLIQESKLERLHSTMKRNYAAALQDDAQQVMNTLLKTGLTSYVLSNITESEQYRNYPAYLQRAAELLGEKHYMYAPLQARKYFFEGKIRGNKKVIKSAYLKALEWQPDMPHVFMEMITICDSIEVDSAEFFRKKANELVPNWIVPYCNLSVFYQSVNHNNVKAEEMLNMAGALDSNSIFVWYSKGMFYYKTKQDKQSEQWLLKTIESTGEDICFPCASNALARIYLHQNQFQQAEKYFKNAIQLDSNFKIAYVGLGAVYAQLGRYVEAESALKKNIELGNPSANTFLNLAGICTETGRFVEGEAYALRCLEIDSTSSMAYSTLGNIYYQLNNYNKAEKYLLKSISINPNNPFPYSVLGSLFINMNRLEEAKTYFLKTIEIDKSNGTAWVNLGGIYLEAKDYKHAIYYFQQALKVERSFTHPYSHLGLGKCYLQQSQFTEAIQEFNKAISFNPDLSDIYLQLGIVYLKTNNAKEARESFQKAIELSPKDGAMMLGIAYFFISEGKVDEAFAEVELAIKNGITKEQLEKDEDLAPLRMKGIKWNTLMKKNFPEKM; the protein is encoded by the coding sequence ATGAAGAAAATAATTTTATTTATACTATTACTACCCATTGGATTTGATTCATTCGCACAAATAAAAGGTGCCACGCCAATTACAAACCTAAGCGGTCAGTCGTCAGGGGACCGAATTACTTATGCGGTTGTGATTGGTATCTCAGACTACCAAGATAAGGACATCCCGGATCTTCGATTTGCGGATAAGGATGCGGAGGCATTTGCGAACTTCTTGCGCTCGCCAGCTGGGGGAGCATTGGATGCGGATCATCTCAAGGTGCTACTGAATGAAAAAGCGACTGTTGCTCAATTTGCCATTGCGTTAGATTGGTTGATGGAAGTGGTGAAAGAGAATGATCAAGTTATCATATATTTTTCTGGTCATGGAGATGTAGAAAAAAAGACGATTACACAGCCAGGTTATCTTTTATGTTGGGATGCACCATCGAGAGTTTATTTAGCAGGAGGCGCATTAGCCCTTCCGATGTTTCAAGATATTATTACAACGCTTTCTGCACAAAATAAAGCGAAAGTGGTAGTAATTACCGATGCATGCCGATCCGGAAAACTTGCAGGCAGCAGTGTAGGGGGATCACAAATAACTGGTGCCAATCTTGCGAAACAATATTCCAATGAAATTAAAATTCTATCCTGTCAACCCAATGAATATTCTATTGAAGGAGAGCAGTGGGGAGGTGGACGCGGTGCATTCAGTTATCACCTCCTTGATGCATTGTACGGAATGGCAGACCATAACAATGATCTGATCGTAAATTTACAAGAAGCAGGACGATATATTGAGGATCATGTCAGTGAGGAAGTCGCGCCGGTGAGTCAGGTACCTGTAATATTAGGCAATAGGGTAGATGTTTTATCAAAGGTAGATTCTAAAATATTAGCTTCTTTAAAATCAGGAAAGTCAAGTCAAGTAACTTTTTTATCTTCAGTAGATTCCCGAGGAATGGAAGAAGATGTTTTATCAAATGTAGACTCAAGCGTACAGCTAAGCTATCAACTTTTTAAAAAAGCTCTGGAAGATAAAATCTTTTTTTCAAATTCAATTGGCGATAAAAATAGTTCAACCATCGTCTTCGGTGCAGATTCATTGTTTAATCAGTTGATTCAGGAATCAAAATTAGAGCGATTACATTCCACAATGAAAAGAAATTATGCAGCAGCTTTGCAAGATGATGCACAACAAGTGATGAACACACTGTTAAAAACCGGATTAACGTCCTATGTACTTTCCAATATTACCGAATCCGAGCAATATAGAAATTATCCAGCATATTTACAGCGTGCGGCAGAATTACTTGGAGAAAAACATTACATGTATGCTCCGCTACAAGCACGTAAGTATTTTTTTGAAGGAAAAATAAGGGGAAATAAAAAAGTCATAAAAAGTGCCTATTTAAAAGCATTAGAATGGCAACCCGATATGCCTCATGTGTTTATGGAGATGATCACAATTTGTGATTCTATAGAGGTAGATTCGGCAGAGTTTTTTAGAAAAAAAGCAAATGAATTAGTGCCGAATTGGATCGTACCTTATTGCAATCTATCTGTTTTTTATCAAAGTGTAAATCACAATAATGTCAAAGCAGAAGAAATGTTAAATATGGCTGGCGCGTTGGATTCTAATTCAATATTTGTTTGGTATTCAAAAGGCATGTTCTATTATAAAACAAAACAAGACAAACAGTCTGAACAATGGCTTCTTAAAACCATTGAAAGTACAGGAGAAGACATTTGCTTTCCTTGTGCATCTAATGCGTTGGCAAGAATTTATCTTCATCAAAATCAATTTCAACAAGCAGAAAAATATTTTAAAAACGCCATCCAACTTGACTCCAATTTCAAAATAGCTTATGTCGGACTTGGGGCAGTTTATGCCCAACTAGGACGCTATGTCGAGGCAGAAAGTGCCTTAAAAAAGAATATTGAACTCGGTAATCCTTCAGCGAATACTTTTTTGAACTTAGCAGGTATTTGTACAGAAACTGGACGTTTTGTGGAAGGAGAAGCCTATGCATTAAGGTGTCTTGAAATTGATTCCACTTCTAGTATGGCTTACTCTACACTGGGAAACATTTACTATCAACTTAACAATTATAATAAAGCTGAGAAGTATTTGCTAAAATCTATAAGTATTAATCCTAACAACCCTTTTCCTTATTCTGTGTTAGGCTCATTATTTATTAATATGAATAGGTTAGAAGAAGCGAAAACCTACTTTTTGAAAACCATAGAAATTGATAAGAGTAACGGAACAGCTTGGGTCAATCTTGGTGGAATTTATCTTGAAGCTAAAGATTATAAACATGCTATTTACTATTTCCAACAAGCGCTTAAAGTTGAACGATCTTTTACACATCCTTATTCACACTTGGGGTTGGGAAAATGCTACCTACAACAAAGTCAATTTACAGAAGCCATACAAGAATTCAATAAGGCAATATCTTTCAATCCGGATTTAAGTGATATTTATCTTCAACTTGGTATCGTATACCTAAAAACCAATAACGCAAAAGAGGCTAGGGAATCCTTTCAGAAAGCCATTGAACTCAGTCCTAAGGATGGGGCAATGATGTTAGGTATAGCTTATTTTTTTATATCGGAAGGGAAGGTTGACGAAGCGTTTGCTGAAGTTGAATTGGCCATTAAGAATGGGATCACTAAAGAACAATTGGAAAAAGATGAAGACCTAGCTCCTCTAAGGATGAAAGGTATAAAATGGAATACAT